In bacterium, the genomic window GTATAGATCATCATAGCCCGGCCAAGCTGGGACATGTTGTTCAGGCACGTAACTGAACGCGCCTTCTCGCGTGCTGCCGCAAACACAGGAAATAGGATTGCCGCTAAGATGACAATGATCGCAATCACCACCAGCAGCTCAATCAGGGTAAATGCTTTTGCAGTTCTTTTGAGCCTCAAACTAACACCTATGCCCGCGTAGAGACATTGCTAGCAACAAAACTGTAGCATAGTTTCATCATACCACTATAAAGTGAAAAGATAGCTCAAATAGTGAATGAACAGCTTTAAGGGGATTCATTTAGCTGTGAAGCGCATTCCTCAGCACAGGTGGGGCAGATTCCGTGGGTGGTTTCCGTGTCGTAACCTTTGGCGAAGTACTCTTCAAGAGGAAGCCACTCATCGTTGTGATGGATATGCCGACACCAAGCACATAATCGAATGTAACTTTCCACTCGATAGAGCCTTGTCAGTAACCTTTTTGTATACTTATAGACCACAAACCACACAACCCCGGCCATTGCGACTTCCAATACTGCTTGCCGCCAATCGCTTTGAACAACTCCGCCAAACAACCTTGCCGGCAAAGCCATCAATTCATTCAGCACTGATAGGACAACAATCAACAAAAAACCAATGCTCTCAAACCAGAGTATCTTGCTTGTCTTATTATTTGAAGTCATTTCTTCCACCCTTTGAGCGCCCGAACGAAATTATTAATCCCGGGCACACCCTTGATGCAACAGATATCCTTCAATAAACGTGGCATAACCATCAACTTCAAACATGGAAGAAATGCGGCAAGGTCATTCAGAATTAAAACAGCGCCAATCCCTGAAGCGCTTTCATTATTACTAGATACAGAGAATGGAAGAAT contains:
- a CDS encoding prepilin-type N-terminal cleavage/methylation domain-containing protein — encoded protein: MRLKRTAKAFTLIELLVVIAIIVILAAILFPVFAAAREKARSVTCLNNMSQLGRAMMIYT